In Malus sylvestris chromosome 15, drMalSylv7.2, whole genome shotgun sequence, a single genomic region encodes these proteins:
- the LOC126601642 gene encoding uncharacterized protein LOC126601642 — protein MSGPSDRRFDLNLVEEAAPPSPDNIWRPSFVSPTGPLTVGDSVMKNDMTAAVVARNLLTPKDNRLLSKRSDELAVKDSLALSVQCAGSVSNMAQRLFARTRQVESLAAEVMSLKQEIRGLKHENKQLHRLAHDYATNMKRKLDQMKETDGQVLLDHQRFVGLFQRHLLPSSSGAVPRNEAPNDQPLMPPPSRVLSSTEAPNDPPPVPSLSGALPTAETSPKQPL, from the coding sequence atgtctggcccctccgaccgtcgttttgacttgaaccttgttgaagaggcagccccgccttctccagacaacatatggcgcccatccttcgtctccccaactggtcctcttaccgttggggattccgtgatgaagaatgatatgaccgctgcggtggtggccaggaaccttctcactcccaaagataacagactactttccaaacggtctgatgagttagctgttaaggattcgctggctctcagtgttcagtgtgcaggttctgtgtctaatatggcccaacgcctatttgctcgaacccgccaagttgaatcattggcggctgaagtgatgagtctcaaacaggagattagagggctcaagcatgagaataaacagttgcaccggctcgcacatgactatgctacaaacatgaagaggaagcttgaccagatgaaggaaactgatggtcaggttttacttgatcatcagagatttgtgggtttgttccaaaggcatttattgccttcgtcttctggggctgtaccgcgtaatgaagctccaaatgatcaacctctgatgcctcctccttctagggttctgtccagtactgaggctccaaatgatccccctccggtgccttctctttctggggctctaccgactgctgagacttctcctaagcaacctttgtga
- the LOC126601641 gene encoding hydroxyproline O-galactosyltransferase HPGT3-like has translation MEGLPTTTKSDRRWRSKPLQTSKPSILMAFFSCVAWLYVAGRLWQDAENRTVLSNLLKKNLGQRPKVLTVEDKLAVLGCKDLERRIVEAEMDLTLAKSQGYLKNHLQQKASSSGRLLAVVGVYTGFGSHLNRNMFRGSWMPKGDALRKLEERGVVIRFVIGRSANRGDSLDRNIDKESGSTKDFLILEGHEEAQEEMPKKAKFFFSTAVQNWDAEFYVKVDDNINLDLEGLIGLLEHRRAQDGAYIGCMKSGDVISEEGKSWYEPDWWKFGDQKSYFRHAGGSLIILSKNLAQYININSASLKTYAHDDVSVGSWMMGIQATYIDDNRLCCGSIRQDKVCSLA, from the exons ATGGAGGGTTTGCCGACGACGACGAAATCAGATCGGCGATGGCGATCGAAGCCCCTGCAGACCTCCAAGCCATCCATTCTCATGGCATTCTTCTCCTGCGTCGCTTGGCTCTACGTCGCCGGCCG GTTGTGGCAGGATGCGGAGAACAGAACAGTGCTTTCTAATCTTCTAAAGAAGAACTTGGGCCAG AGACCAAAGGTTCTTACGGTAGAAGACAAGTTAGCAGTGCTTGGATGCAA GGACCTGGAGAGGAGGATTGTGGAAGCTGAGATGGACTTGACACTGGCCAAGAGTCAAGGGTACCTCAAGAACCACTTGCAACAAAAGGCGTCTTCTTCTGGCCGATTGCTTGCTGTTGTTGGAGTTTATACTGGATTTGGTAGTCATTTAAACCGAAATATGTTTAGAGGGTCTTGGATGCCTAAAG GTGATGCTTTGAGGAAGCTAGAAGAAAGAGGAGTAGTTATACGCTTTGTAATTGGTCGGAG TGCCAATCGGGGTGATAGCTTAGATCGGAATATTGATAAGGAAAGTGGTTCGACAAAGGATTTCTTAATTCTT GAAGGTCATGAGGAGGCTCAGGAAGAGATGCCCAAGAAAGCAAAGTTCTTCTTCAGTACTGCGGTTCAGAATTGGGATGCTGAGTTTTATGTCAAAGTTGATGACAATATCAATCTTGATCTTG AGGGGCTAATTGGACTTCTTGAACATCGTCGTGCTCAAGATGGTGCTTATATCGGATGCATGAAGTCAGGAGATGTGATTTCTGAAGA GGGAAAGTCTTGGTATGAACCTGACTGGTGGAAATTTGGGGATCAGAAATC GTACTTCCGACATGCAGGTGGTTCCCTCATTATACTATCCAAGAACTTAGCTCagtatataaacataaacag TGCATCATTGAAGACTTATGCTCATGATGATGTATCAGTGGGTTCATGGATGATGGGTATCCAAGCCACTTATATAGAT
- the LOC126601644 gene encoding ER membrane protein complex subunit 7 homolog, with protein MARSWRSNPVVLVLFLLCFSLISSSLAISTDSADGYTIHGRVKIPPSLGVKGFAPYGKISNIKVILNGGQNVTFLRPDGFFSFHNVPAGTHLIEVSAIGYFFSPVRVDVSARNPGKVQAALTENRRPLNEFVLEPLREEQYYEIREPFSIMTLVKSPMGLMVGFMLIVVFLMPKLVENMDPEEMRRTQEEMRNQGVPSLASLLPGAARS; from the exons ATGGCGCGGAGCTGGAGATCCAATCCGGTGGTTCTCGTGCTTTTCCTACTGTGCTTTTCGCTCATCTCTTCGTCACTCGCAATTTCTACCGA CTCTGCCGACGGATACACCATTCATGGCCGAGTAAAGATCCCACCCA GTCTCGGGGTGAAAGGGTTTGCACCTTATGGAAAGATATCAAATATCAAAGTCATACTAAATGGTGGTCAAAATGTTACCTTTCTGAGGCCTGATGGATTTTTTTCATT CCATAATGTGCCTGCGGGGACTCATTTGATTGAAGTGTCTGCGATAGGCTATTTCTTTTCTCCG GTCCGAGTTGATGTTAGTGCTAGAAACCCAGGCAAGGTTCAGGCAGCACTGACTGAGAATAGGAGGCCACTGAATGAGTTTGTTTTGGAGCCATTGAGAGAGGAACAGTATTACGAG ATAAGAGAACCCTTCTCCATAATGACTCTTGTAAAGAGTCCCATGGGACTGATGGTTGGATTTATGCTAATTGTCGTGTTTCTTATGCCGAAATTAGTGGAGAACATGG ATCCCGAAGAAATGAGGCGAACACAAGAAGAAATGAGAAACCAAGGGGTTCCTTCGCTGGCAAGTTTGTTACCTGGTGCCGCGAGGAGTTAG